Proteins encoded by one window of Salvia splendens isolate huo1 chromosome 5, SspV2, whole genome shotgun sequence:
- the LOC121801913 gene encoding protein MEI2-like 4 isoform X4 translates to MMNSRGFSPSSFFSEEVRLSDEKQVGMKKMDQMSDYAGFKLDGMLRPEGVASSPHENGIPFNSHMGNGFALPDYYLTRGRNVNLPFGKHLIGADRAVSRSLPSAVDHDLGSRTNSNIVPVPYCFDGDNINLTGAHYENGLFSSSMSDLFSKNLKLSSNNGQYGHSFAAAASHYEEEEVFESLEELEAQTIGNLLPDDDDLLSGVTDGFGSVKRTNNVEDGEDLDLFSSVGGLELGDDSFLQRNTELSDLNSINQLGISLGSNGGEHPFGEHPSRTLFVRNINSNVEDSELRTLFEQYGDIRTLYTACKHRGFVMISYYDIRAACNAMKALQNKPLRRRKLDIHFSIPKDNPSEKDVNQGTVVIFNLDSSVSNDELREIFGVYGEIKEIRDSLGMSYHKYVEFYDVRAAESALRALNRSDIAGKQIKLERGRLDGSQRFMQPVSSELEQEESGFLFQHSPSNNLSSGFSVAGSLSLGGTLSGTDNGIHGHLSTNGGHMGSLLDNVLQHGVSSSVPNSLPSLIRVESGNQSNIAESGHQRNHPKFELQSQSNLHPHSLPEYHDGLVDGPLFGSPSDMAANVNSRPPEIIDGQQFRRISSNGQSIELNEVFGSAGNGSCPPPGRHYMWSNSHHPQQPQAVLWPNSPSYVNGIGAAHPSQMHAVPRAPSHMMNPLLSINSHHVGSAPSVNPSPWDRRNAFAGESPDATSVLHPGSLGNMRISGNSPHPLDFVPHNFFPRPGGNCMDMQMSSKNIGLHPHHQRGMIFPTRGQMLPMMSSFDSPNERTRTRRNDCNSSQPDNKKQFELDLERIAHGDDKRTTLMIKNIPNKYTSKMLLAAIDERHRGTYDFIYLPIDFKNKCNVGYAFINMTDPKLVVHFYQSFNGKKWEKFNSEKVASLAYARIQGKAALIAHFQNSSLMNEDKRCRPILFHTDGPNAGDQVPFPMGPNIRSRPGKTQTSTSDDNNQDFPSNSLNGEDYYNGESSSGSGKDSD, encoded by the exons ATGATGAACTCTCGAGGTTTTTCTCCTTCGTCCTTCTTTTCAGAGGAGGTGCGCTTGTCTGATGAG AAACAGGTTGGTATGAAGAAGATGGACCAAATGAGTGATTATGCAG GTTTTAAACTAGATGGGATGTTAAGACCTGAAGGTGTTGCTTCATCGCCACATGAAAATGGAATCCCATTCAATTCACATATGGGGAATGGTTTTGCTCTTCCTGACTATTATCTCACTCGTGGTCGTAATGTTAACCTTCCATTTGGAAAGCATCTTATTGGAGCAGATAGAGCAGTCAGCCGCTCCTTGCCTAGCGCTGTTGATCATGATCTGGGTTCTAGAACTAATTCGAACATAGTGCCTGTGCCATATTGTTTTGATGGAGATAACATAAACCTCACGGGTGCTCATTATGAAAATGGCCTTTTTTCAAGTTCTATGTCGGATTTATTTAGTAAAAACT TAAAATTGTCATCTAACAATGGTCAATATGGTCACTCctttgctgctgctgcttcccattatgaggaagaggaagttttTGAATCGCTGGAAGAACTTGAGGCTCAAACTATTGGTAATCTTTTACCAGATGATGACGACTTGCTTTCTGGTGTGACTGATGGGTTTGGCAGTGTTAAGAGAACTAATAATGTGGAAGATGGGGAAGATCTAGACCTGTTTAGCAGTGTTGGTGGATTGGAACTTGGAGACGATAGCTTCTTGCAAAGAAATACTGAACTTTCTGATTTAAATTCTATCAATCAGCTGGGAATATCTCTGGGCTCGAACGGCGGGGAACACCCGTTTGGTGAGCATCCTTCTAGGACACTTTTTGTCAGAAATATAAATAGCAACGTTGAAGACTCTGAATTGAGAACACTATTTGAG CAATACGGAGATATCCGCACTCTGTATACAGCATGCAAGCATAGGGGGTTTGTTATGATCTCATATTATGATATCAGAGCAGCCTGCAATGCAATGAAAGCTCTTCAGAATAAGCCATTGAGGCGTCGGAAACTTGATATACATTTCTCAATTCCTAAG GATAATCCATCAGAAAAGGATGTAAACCAGGGTACCGTTGTGATTTTCAACCTTGATTCTTCTGTTTCAAATGATGAACTCCGTGAAATATTTGGTGTCTACGGTGAAATCAAGGAG ATTCGTGATTCTCTGGGCATGTCTTATCATAAATATGTAGAGTTTTATGATGTCAGAGCTGCAGAATCTGCACTTCGCGCGTTGAACCGGAGTGACATTGCTGGAAAGCAGATTAAGCTTGAACGAGGTCGGCTTGATGGCTCCCAAAG ATTCATGCAGCCTGTTTCTTCTGAACTGGAGCAGGAAGAATCTGGTTTTCTGTTTCAGCATAGCCCTTCGAATAACTTATCAAGTGGATTTTCTG taGCAGGATCACTTTCGCTTGGGGGGACATTGTCCGGTACAGATAATGGAATTCATGGCCATCTCTCAACAAATGGAGGTCATATGGGATCTCTCCTGGATAATGTGCTGCAACATGGCGTATCATCTAGTGTACCTAACAGCTTACCATCTCTAATAAGAGTTGAATCTGGAAATCAATCCAATATCGCTGAATCTGGCCATCAACGTAACCACCCGAAATTTGAGCTCCAGAGCCAGTCAAATCTCCATCCGCATTCTCTTCCTGAATATCATGATGGTTTAGTAGATGGGCCTCTCTTCGGTTCTCCAAGTGATATGGCTGCAAATGTTAATTCTCGGCCTCCAGAAATAATTGATGGCCAGCAGTTCCGCAGAATTAGCTCCAATGGACAGTCGATCGAGTTAAATGAAG TTTTTGGTTCCGCTGGAAACGGGAGTTGTCCTCCTCCTGGGCGTCATTACATGTGGAGTAATTCCCATCATCCACAACAACCTCAGGCTGTTTTATGGCCCAACTCACCATCATATGTCAATGGTATTGGTGCTGCGCATCCTTCACAGATGCATGCTGTACCTCGAGCACCATCTCATATGATGAATCcacttctatctataaatagcCATCATGTTGGATCAGCACCTTCTGTCAATCCTTCTCCATGGGATAGGAGGAATGCCTTTGCAGGGGAGTCGCCTGATGCTACTTCTGTTTTACACCCCGGTTCGCTAGGGAACATGAGAATTTCTGGTAATTCCCCACACCCATTGGACTTTGTCCCTCATAATTTCTTTCCACGCCCTGGTGGAAATTGTATGGATATGCAAATGTCTTCCAAGAATATCGGACTTCATCCCCATCACCAGAGGGGCATGATTTTTCCTACAAGAGGCCAAATGCTTCCTATGATGAGTTCATTTGATTCTCCTAATGAACGAACTAGAACCCGAAGAAATGACTGCAATTCAAGTCAACCTGACAACAAAAAGCAGTTTGAGCTTGATTTAGAGCGAATTGCACATGGAGATGATAAACGGACCACACTTATGATAAAGAACATTCCTAACAA GTACACGTCAAAGATGCTTCTTGCTGCAATTGATGAACGTCACAGAGGAACTTATGATTTCATTTACTTACCTATCGATTTTAAG AACAAATGCAATGTAGGTTATGCCTTCATAAACATGACTGATCCTAAACTTGTAGTGCATTTTTATCAG TCTTTTAATGGAAAGAAATGGGAGAAATTTAATAGTGAAAAAGTTGCATCTTTAGCATATGCTCGGATCCAGGGGAAGGCTGCCCTCATTGCACACTTCCAGAATTCAAGCTTGATGAACGAAGACAAAAGATGTCGTCCTATACTTTTCCATACAGACGGTCCAAATGCAGGCGATCAG GTCCCTTTCCCAATGGGTCCCAACATTCGATCAAGGCCTGGAAAAACCCAAACCAGCACCTCCGATGACAACAATCAAGACTTCCCATCAAACTCTCTAAACGGGGAGGATTATTACAACGGAGAATCATCTTCTGGTTCGGGCAAAGATTCAGACTGA
- the LOC121801913 gene encoding protein MEI2-like 4 isoform X5, with protein sequence MMNSRGFSPSSFFSEEVRLSDEKQVGMKKMDQMSDYAGFKLDGMLRPEGVASSPHENGIPFNSHMGNGFALPDYYLTRGRNVNLPFGKHLIGADRAVSRSLPSAVDHDLGSRTNSNIVPVPYCFDGDNINLTGAHYENGLFSSSMSDLFSKNLKLSSNNGQYGHSFAAAASHYEEEEVFESLEELEAQTIGNLLPDDDDLLSGVTDGFGSVKRTNNVEDGEDLDLFSSVGGLELGDDSFLQRNTELSDLNSINQLGISLGSNGGEHPFGEHPSRTLFVRNINSNVEDSELRTLFEQYGDIRTLYTACKHRGFVMISYYDIRAACNAMKALQNKPLRRRKLDIHFSIPKDNPSEKDVNQGTVVIFNLDSSVSNDELREIFGVYGEIKEIRDSLGMSYHKYVEFYDVRAAESALRALNRSDIAGKQIKLERGRLDGSQRFMQPVSSELEQEESGFLFQHSPSNNLSSGFSGSLSLGGTLSGTDNGIHGHLSTNGGHMGSLLDNVLQHGVSSSVPNSLPSLIRVESGNQSNIAESGHQRNHPKFELQSQSNLHPHSLPEYHDGLVDGPLFGSPSDMAANVNSRPPEIIDGQQFRRISSNGQSIELNEVFGSAGNGSCPPPGRHYMWSNSHHPQQPQAVLWPNSPSYVNGIGAAHPSQMHAVPRAPSHMMNPLLSINSHHVGSAPSVNPSPWDRRNAFAGESPDATSVLHPGSLGNMRISGNSPHPLDFVPHNFFPRPGGNCMDMQMSSKNIGLHPHHQRGMIFPTRGQMLPMMSSFDSPNERTRTRRNDCNSSQPDNKKQFELDLERIAHGDDKRTTLMIKNIPNKYTSKMLLAAIDERHRGTYDFIYLPIDFKNKCNVGYAFINMTDPKLVVHFYQSFNGKKWEKFNSEKVASLAYARIQGKAALIAHFQNSSLMNEDKRCRPILFHTDGPNAGDQVPFPMGPNIRSRPGKTQTSTSDDNNQDFPSNSLNGEDYYNGESSSGSGKDSD encoded by the exons ATGATGAACTCTCGAGGTTTTTCTCCTTCGTCCTTCTTTTCAGAGGAGGTGCGCTTGTCTGATGAG AAACAGGTTGGTATGAAGAAGATGGACCAAATGAGTGATTATGCAG GTTTTAAACTAGATGGGATGTTAAGACCTGAAGGTGTTGCTTCATCGCCACATGAAAATGGAATCCCATTCAATTCACATATGGGGAATGGTTTTGCTCTTCCTGACTATTATCTCACTCGTGGTCGTAATGTTAACCTTCCATTTGGAAAGCATCTTATTGGAGCAGATAGAGCAGTCAGCCGCTCCTTGCCTAGCGCTGTTGATCATGATCTGGGTTCTAGAACTAATTCGAACATAGTGCCTGTGCCATATTGTTTTGATGGAGATAACATAAACCTCACGGGTGCTCATTATGAAAATGGCCTTTTTTCAAGTTCTATGTCGGATTTATTTAGTAAAAACT TAAAATTGTCATCTAACAATGGTCAATATGGTCACTCctttgctgctgctgcttcccattatgaggaagaggaagttttTGAATCGCTGGAAGAACTTGAGGCTCAAACTATTGGTAATCTTTTACCAGATGATGACGACTTGCTTTCTGGTGTGACTGATGGGTTTGGCAGTGTTAAGAGAACTAATAATGTGGAAGATGGGGAAGATCTAGACCTGTTTAGCAGTGTTGGTGGATTGGAACTTGGAGACGATAGCTTCTTGCAAAGAAATACTGAACTTTCTGATTTAAATTCTATCAATCAGCTGGGAATATCTCTGGGCTCGAACGGCGGGGAACACCCGTTTGGTGAGCATCCTTCTAGGACACTTTTTGTCAGAAATATAAATAGCAACGTTGAAGACTCTGAATTGAGAACACTATTTGAG CAATACGGAGATATCCGCACTCTGTATACAGCATGCAAGCATAGGGGGTTTGTTATGATCTCATATTATGATATCAGAGCAGCCTGCAATGCAATGAAAGCTCTTCAGAATAAGCCATTGAGGCGTCGGAAACTTGATATACATTTCTCAATTCCTAAG GATAATCCATCAGAAAAGGATGTAAACCAGGGTACCGTTGTGATTTTCAACCTTGATTCTTCTGTTTCAAATGATGAACTCCGTGAAATATTTGGTGTCTACGGTGAAATCAAGGAG ATTCGTGATTCTCTGGGCATGTCTTATCATAAATATGTAGAGTTTTATGATGTCAGAGCTGCAGAATCTGCACTTCGCGCGTTGAACCGGAGTGACATTGCTGGAAAGCAGATTAAGCTTGAACGAGGTCGGCTTGATGGCTCCCAAAG ATTCATGCAGCCTGTTTCTTCTGAACTGGAGCAGGAAGAATCTGGTTTTCTGTTTCAGCATAGCCCTTCGAATAACTTATCAAGTGGATTTTCTG GATCACTTTCGCTTGGGGGGACATTGTCCGGTACAGATAATGGAATTCATGGCCATCTCTCAACAAATGGAGGTCATATGGGATCTCTCCTGGATAATGTGCTGCAACATGGCGTATCATCTAGTGTACCTAACAGCTTACCATCTCTAATAAGAGTTGAATCTGGAAATCAATCCAATATCGCTGAATCTGGCCATCAACGTAACCACCCGAAATTTGAGCTCCAGAGCCAGTCAAATCTCCATCCGCATTCTCTTCCTGAATATCATGATGGTTTAGTAGATGGGCCTCTCTTCGGTTCTCCAAGTGATATGGCTGCAAATGTTAATTCTCGGCCTCCAGAAATAATTGATGGCCAGCAGTTCCGCAGAATTAGCTCCAATGGACAGTCGATCGAGTTAAATGAAG TTTTTGGTTCCGCTGGAAACGGGAGTTGTCCTCCTCCTGGGCGTCATTACATGTGGAGTAATTCCCATCATCCACAACAACCTCAGGCTGTTTTATGGCCCAACTCACCATCATATGTCAATGGTATTGGTGCTGCGCATCCTTCACAGATGCATGCTGTACCTCGAGCACCATCTCATATGATGAATCcacttctatctataaatagcCATCATGTTGGATCAGCACCTTCTGTCAATCCTTCTCCATGGGATAGGAGGAATGCCTTTGCAGGGGAGTCGCCTGATGCTACTTCTGTTTTACACCCCGGTTCGCTAGGGAACATGAGAATTTCTGGTAATTCCCCACACCCATTGGACTTTGTCCCTCATAATTTCTTTCCACGCCCTGGTGGAAATTGTATGGATATGCAAATGTCTTCCAAGAATATCGGACTTCATCCCCATCACCAGAGGGGCATGATTTTTCCTACAAGAGGCCAAATGCTTCCTATGATGAGTTCATTTGATTCTCCTAATGAACGAACTAGAACCCGAAGAAATGACTGCAATTCAAGTCAACCTGACAACAAAAAGCAGTTTGAGCTTGATTTAGAGCGAATTGCACATGGAGATGATAAACGGACCACACTTATGATAAAGAACATTCCTAACAA GTACACGTCAAAGATGCTTCTTGCTGCAATTGATGAACGTCACAGAGGAACTTATGATTTCATTTACTTACCTATCGATTTTAAG AACAAATGCAATGTAGGTTATGCCTTCATAAACATGACTGATCCTAAACTTGTAGTGCATTTTTATCAG TCTTTTAATGGAAAGAAATGGGAGAAATTTAATAGTGAAAAAGTTGCATCTTTAGCATATGCTCGGATCCAGGGGAAGGCTGCCCTCATTGCACACTTCCAGAATTCAAGCTTGATGAACGAAGACAAAAGATGTCGTCCTATACTTTTCCATACAGACGGTCCAAATGCAGGCGATCAG GTCCCTTTCCCAATGGGTCCCAACATTCGATCAAGGCCTGGAAAAACCCAAACCAGCACCTCCGATGACAACAATCAAGACTTCCCATCAAACTCTCTAAACGGGGAGGATTATTACAACGGAGAATCATCTTCTGGTTCGGGCAAAGATTCAGACTGA
- the LOC121801913 gene encoding protein MEI2-like 4 isoform X1, producing the protein MMNSRGFSPSSFFSEEVRLSDEKQVGMKKMDQMSDYAGFKLDGMLRPEGVASSPHENGIPFNSHMGNGFALPDYYLTRGRNVNLPFGKHLIGADRAVSRSLPSAVDHDLGSRTNSNIVPVPYCFDGDNINLTGAHYENGLFSSSMSDLFSKNLKLSSNNGQYGHSFAAAASHYEEEEVFESLEELEAQTIGNLLPDDDDLLSGVTDGFGSVKRTNNVEDGEDLDLFSSVGGLELGDDSFLQRNTELSDLNSINQLGISLGSNGGEHPFGEHPSRTLFVRNINSNVEDSELRTLFEQYGDIRTLYTACKHRGFVMISYYDIRAACNAMKALQNKPLRRRKLDIHFSIPKDNPSEKDVNQGTVVIFNLDSSVSNDELREIFGVYGEIKEIRDSLGMSYHKYVEFYDVRAAESALRALNRSDIAGKQIKLERGRLDGSQRFMQPVSSELEQEESGFLFQHSPSNNLSSGFSVAGSLSLGGTLSGTDNGIHGHLSTNGGHMGSLLDNVLQHGVSSSVPNSLPSLIRVESGNQSNIAESGHQRNHPKFELQSQSNLHPHSLPEYHDGLVDGPLFGSPSDMAANVNSRPPEIIDGQQFRRISSNGQSIELNEDCDLTFSSVFGSAGNGSCPPPGRHYMWSNSHHPQQPQAVLWPNSPSYVNGIGAAHPSQMHAVPRAPSHMMNPLLSINSHHVGSAPSVNPSPWDRRNAFAGESPDATSVLHPGSLGNMRISGNSPHPLDFVPHNFFPRPGGNCMDMQMSSKNIGLHPHHQRGMIFPTRGQMLPMMSSFDSPNERTRTRRNDCNSSQPDNKKQFELDLERIAHGDDKRTTLMIKNIPNKYTSKMLLAAIDERHRGTYDFIYLPIDFKNKCNVGYAFINMTDPKLVVHFYQSFNGKKWEKFNSEKVASLAYARIQGKAALIAHFQNSSLMNEDKRCRPILFHTDGPNAGDQVPFPMGPNIRSRPGKTQTSTSDDNNQDFPSNSLNGEDYYNGESSSGSGKDSD; encoded by the exons ATGATGAACTCTCGAGGTTTTTCTCCTTCGTCCTTCTTTTCAGAGGAGGTGCGCTTGTCTGATGAG AAACAGGTTGGTATGAAGAAGATGGACCAAATGAGTGATTATGCAG GTTTTAAACTAGATGGGATGTTAAGACCTGAAGGTGTTGCTTCATCGCCACATGAAAATGGAATCCCATTCAATTCACATATGGGGAATGGTTTTGCTCTTCCTGACTATTATCTCACTCGTGGTCGTAATGTTAACCTTCCATTTGGAAAGCATCTTATTGGAGCAGATAGAGCAGTCAGCCGCTCCTTGCCTAGCGCTGTTGATCATGATCTGGGTTCTAGAACTAATTCGAACATAGTGCCTGTGCCATATTGTTTTGATGGAGATAACATAAACCTCACGGGTGCTCATTATGAAAATGGCCTTTTTTCAAGTTCTATGTCGGATTTATTTAGTAAAAACT TAAAATTGTCATCTAACAATGGTCAATATGGTCACTCctttgctgctgctgcttcccattatgaggaagaggaagttttTGAATCGCTGGAAGAACTTGAGGCTCAAACTATTGGTAATCTTTTACCAGATGATGACGACTTGCTTTCTGGTGTGACTGATGGGTTTGGCAGTGTTAAGAGAACTAATAATGTGGAAGATGGGGAAGATCTAGACCTGTTTAGCAGTGTTGGTGGATTGGAACTTGGAGACGATAGCTTCTTGCAAAGAAATACTGAACTTTCTGATTTAAATTCTATCAATCAGCTGGGAATATCTCTGGGCTCGAACGGCGGGGAACACCCGTTTGGTGAGCATCCTTCTAGGACACTTTTTGTCAGAAATATAAATAGCAACGTTGAAGACTCTGAATTGAGAACACTATTTGAG CAATACGGAGATATCCGCACTCTGTATACAGCATGCAAGCATAGGGGGTTTGTTATGATCTCATATTATGATATCAGAGCAGCCTGCAATGCAATGAAAGCTCTTCAGAATAAGCCATTGAGGCGTCGGAAACTTGATATACATTTCTCAATTCCTAAG GATAATCCATCAGAAAAGGATGTAAACCAGGGTACCGTTGTGATTTTCAACCTTGATTCTTCTGTTTCAAATGATGAACTCCGTGAAATATTTGGTGTCTACGGTGAAATCAAGGAG ATTCGTGATTCTCTGGGCATGTCTTATCATAAATATGTAGAGTTTTATGATGTCAGAGCTGCAGAATCTGCACTTCGCGCGTTGAACCGGAGTGACATTGCTGGAAAGCAGATTAAGCTTGAACGAGGTCGGCTTGATGGCTCCCAAAG ATTCATGCAGCCTGTTTCTTCTGAACTGGAGCAGGAAGAATCTGGTTTTCTGTTTCAGCATAGCCCTTCGAATAACTTATCAAGTGGATTTTCTG taGCAGGATCACTTTCGCTTGGGGGGACATTGTCCGGTACAGATAATGGAATTCATGGCCATCTCTCAACAAATGGAGGTCATATGGGATCTCTCCTGGATAATGTGCTGCAACATGGCGTATCATCTAGTGTACCTAACAGCTTACCATCTCTAATAAGAGTTGAATCTGGAAATCAATCCAATATCGCTGAATCTGGCCATCAACGTAACCACCCGAAATTTGAGCTCCAGAGCCAGTCAAATCTCCATCCGCATTCTCTTCCTGAATATCATGATGGTTTAGTAGATGGGCCTCTCTTCGGTTCTCCAAGTGATATGGCTGCAAATGTTAATTCTCGGCCTCCAGAAATAATTGATGGCCAGCAGTTCCGCAGAATTAGCTCCAATGGACAGTCGATCGAGTTAAATGAAG ACTGTGATCTCACATTCTCTTCAGTTTTTGGTTCCGCTGGAAACGGGAGTTGTCCTCCTCCTGGGCGTCATTACATGTGGAGTAATTCCCATCATCCACAACAACCTCAGGCTGTTTTATGGCCCAACTCACCATCATATGTCAATGGTATTGGTGCTGCGCATCCTTCACAGATGCATGCTGTACCTCGAGCACCATCTCATATGATGAATCcacttctatctataaatagcCATCATGTTGGATCAGCACCTTCTGTCAATCCTTCTCCATGGGATAGGAGGAATGCCTTTGCAGGGGAGTCGCCTGATGCTACTTCTGTTTTACACCCCGGTTCGCTAGGGAACATGAGAATTTCTGGTAATTCCCCACACCCATTGGACTTTGTCCCTCATAATTTCTTTCCACGCCCTGGTGGAAATTGTATGGATATGCAAATGTCTTCCAAGAATATCGGACTTCATCCCCATCACCAGAGGGGCATGATTTTTCCTACAAGAGGCCAAATGCTTCCTATGATGAGTTCATTTGATTCTCCTAATGAACGAACTAGAACCCGAAGAAATGACTGCAATTCAAGTCAACCTGACAACAAAAAGCAGTTTGAGCTTGATTTAGAGCGAATTGCACATGGAGATGATAAACGGACCACACTTATGATAAAGAACATTCCTAACAA GTACACGTCAAAGATGCTTCTTGCTGCAATTGATGAACGTCACAGAGGAACTTATGATTTCATTTACTTACCTATCGATTTTAAG AACAAATGCAATGTAGGTTATGCCTTCATAAACATGACTGATCCTAAACTTGTAGTGCATTTTTATCAG TCTTTTAATGGAAAGAAATGGGAGAAATTTAATAGTGAAAAAGTTGCATCTTTAGCATATGCTCGGATCCAGGGGAAGGCTGCCCTCATTGCACACTTCCAGAATTCAAGCTTGATGAACGAAGACAAAAGATGTCGTCCTATACTTTTCCATACAGACGGTCCAAATGCAGGCGATCAG GTCCCTTTCCCAATGGGTCCCAACATTCGATCAAGGCCTGGAAAAACCCAAACCAGCACCTCCGATGACAACAATCAAGACTTCCCATCAAACTCTCTAAACGGGGAGGATTATTACAACGGAGAATCATCTTCTGGTTCGGGCAAAGATTCAGACTGA